A genome region from Schistocerca americana isolate TAMUIC-IGC-003095 chromosome 1, iqSchAmer2.1, whole genome shotgun sequence includes the following:
- the LOC124597937 gene encoding myosin-4-like encodes MSTEDKQVCEAVVERKGIGQEDRDDSGISDYGLYLESPLAHSTSYPETLGQTTRDKSVSEGADMRSMLADLLKEIKATKVREEIFRKSLKEDLQETRKSLKEDLQETREREEIFRKSVEEGLREAREREEIFRKSLKEDLQETRESLKEDLQETRESFEKDLQETIEREEIFRKSLKEDLQESLEKSFKETIAQEIKTSQMKIEYNLKKEMQELQERLKMDISERESKLQKSIDQVQGDVEKMEGKLTKKIEDNIEETKAELGERITEVETNCNHRIAEVTQMQKQCNDAVKGIGDRQNQLAVNLRNAIAVQREEDNKRVAMEVRQLQQGVQQLESKTEEIDKRISNATSTVGEGRVVTLMSSDNRYIQNNTGQKFKPKGGLHPMIFMKWLKGVFPAHFKDADKIQFAIDRMEGEAFTWGVGKKEGTTGIDQFEGEFLKKYWSKSHQCAAIEDLLHRKSLNTWRGKLREFAEHLWELNETLEQPLSDDIMISAIKRRLSQRMQETVSGSLIKDREALMEILEQLESVRSQEHNQANDQNREGRSDQRNPFNNSSNYRGRGGGNGYRNHGGGRQWRNDWRRSEEPRDHERGRDRRMNDTVHIEVAERPEN; translated from the coding sequence atgtctactgaagataagcaggtttgtgaggcagtagttgaaaggaaagggataggacaggaagacagagatgattcagggatcagtgattatggattgtatttagaaagcccattagcacattcaactagttaccccGAGACACtgggacaaacgacgagagataagtCAGTTTCGGAGGGTGCAGATATGCGGTCGATGTTGGCAGACTTGCTAAAGGAAATCAAGGCAACAAAAGtgagggaagaaatattccgcaaatcattaaaggaagatttacaagaaactagaaaatcgttaaaggaagatttacaagaaactagagaaagggaagaaatattccgcaaatcagTAGAGGAAGGTTTACGagaagctagagaaagggaagaaatattccgcaaatcattgaaggaagatttacaagaaactagagaatcattaaaggaagatttacaagaaactagagaatcatttgagaaagatttacaagaaactatagaaagggaagaaatattccgcaaatcattaaaggaagatttacaagaaagcttagaaaaatcatttaaggaaactatagcacaagagatcaaaacatcgcaaatgaagatagaatataatctgaagaaggaaatgcaggagttacaagaacgattGAAGATGGACATCagcgagagagagagtaagctacagaagagtatagaccaagtccagggagacgtggagaagatggaaggaaagttaacgaAAAAGATAGAAGACaatattgaagaaactaaagccgaattgggagaaaggatcaccgaagtggaaacaaattgcaatcatcgaatcgccgaggtgacacagatgcagaaacaatgcaatgatgcggttaaggggataggagataggcaaaaccaactggctgtcaatctgagaaatgctatagccgtgcaacgggaagaggataacaagagggttgcaatggaggtcaggcaattacaacagggagtgcaacaattggagagcaagacagaagaaattgataaacgaattagcaatgccacttcaactgttggggaaggtagagtcgttaccttgatgagcagtgataatcggtacatccaaaataatacagggcagaagtttaaaccgaaaggagggttacacccaatgatatttatgaaatggttaaaaggagttttcccagcacatttcaaagacgcagacaagattcaatttgcaatagataggatggaaggtgaggccttcacttggggagtcgggaagaaggaagggactactggtattgatcagtttgaaggggaattcttgaagaaatactggtccaaaagtcatcagtgtgcagcaattgaggacctactacaccgcaagtcacttaatacatggagaggaaagttgagagagtttgccgaacatttgtgggaattgaacgagaccttggaacaacccctgagtgatgacataatgatatcagcgataaaaagaagattgagccagagaatgcaagaaactgtatccgggagcctaattaaagatagggaggccttgatggagatactggaacagttggaatctgttcgatcacaggaacacaatcaagctaatgatcaaaaccgagagggACGTAGTGACCAAAGGAATCCTTTTAataattcgtctaattatagaggaagaggtggtggcaaTGGGTATAGGAACCATGGTGGAGGACGGCAATGGAGAAATGActggagaaggagtgaagaaccaagagatcatgagagaggaagggataggcgaatgaatgacacagtgcatatagaagtGGCGGAGAGACCAGAAAACTGA